One Xylanivirga thermophila DNA window includes the following coding sequences:
- the rpmE gene encoding 50S ribosomal protein L31, whose amino-acid sequence MRPDIHPKYYKDAVVKCACGETFTTGSTEKELKVEICSKCHPFFTGKQKLVDTGGRVERFNRRYGLNKKADK is encoded by the coding sequence ATGAGACCAGATATACATCCAAAATATTATAAGGATGCAGTGGTGAAATGTGCATGCGGTGAAACCTTTACTACAGGTTCTACTGAGAAAGAACTAAAGGTTGAAATATGCTCAAAATGCCATCCGTTTTTTACAGGTAAGCAGAAATTGGTGGATACTGGGGGCCGTGTAGAACGCTTCAATAGAAGGTATGGCTTAAATAAGAAAGCTGACAAGTAA
- the ytvI gene encoding sporulation integral membrane protein YtvI has product MAVLSEKHLRLIKTGIWVAAILFLVVIFFTKLFKYVAPFIIALLITSLIEKPVRFLQNKSKISRGLAVGVVLILFIFLLGWIIGFAFYRMTVELVKLTGEMPDVHYMGDYIQSALNNIYLNVPPEIIKTIQDNLGTIAGTISGWLQTLLKYMLNFAKSLPQIFVFIIITIVAAFFMSRDREKISKFLYNQFPGIWADRMGTLKSDLTSAFAGFIKAQLTLIFITFIELLIGYTILNVKYAFSFAALTAVIDALPILGTGTVLIPAGIIYFLMGNAFRGAGFLVLYLIISVIRQSIEPRIVGTNLGLHPLVTLIAMYIGMQAFGIVGLFLGPIVLIILRALQKAHILPQWKS; this is encoded by the coding sequence ATGGCAGTATTGTCGGAAAAACATCTAAGGCTTATAAAAACAGGTATATGGGTAGCAGCAATTTTATTTCTGGTTGTTATATTTTTTACTAAATTATTTAAATATGTAGCACCATTTATAATTGCTCTACTTATAACATCTTTGATAGAAAAACCGGTACGCTTTTTGCAGAATAAATCGAAAATTTCAAGGGGACTAGCTGTAGGTGTAGTGCTTATCCTATTTATATTTCTGCTAGGTTGGATAATAGGCTTTGCTTTTTATCGTATGACTGTGGAGCTTGTAAAATTGACTGGCGAAATGCCGGATGTACATTATATGGGTGATTATATTCAATCAGCTTTAAATAATATATATTTAAATGTACCTCCGGAGATAATTAAGACCATTCAGGATAATTTGGGTACCATAGCAGGTACGATCAGCGGATGGTTGCAGACTCTGCTCAAATATATGCTCAATTTTGCCAAATCTTTGCCACAGATTTTTGTGTTTATAATAATAACCATAGTTGCTGCTTTTTTTATGAGCAGGGACAGGGAAAAAATATCTAAATTTCTATATAATCAATTTCCCGGTATATGGGCAGATAGAATGGGTACATTAAAATCCGATCTTACATCTGCGTTTGCAGGTTTTATAAAGGCACAGCTTACCCTTATATTTATTACGTTTATAGAACTATTAATAGGATATACCATATTAAATGTTAAATATGCATTTTCTTTTGCTGCTTTAACTGCTGTAATAGATGCTTTGCCGATTTTGGGCACTGGTACAGTACTTATTCCTGCAGGAATTATATATTTTTTAATGGGTAATGCCTTTCGAGGTGCGGGATTTTTAGTATTGTATTTGATTATTTCAGTAATAAGACAAAGCATAGAACCTAGAATAGTGGGAACAAATCTAGGTTTGCATCCACTGGTAACATTAATAGCAATGTATATAGGCATGCAGGCATTTGGCATAGTTGGGTTGTTCTTAGGACCTATAGTTCTTATTATCCTTAGGGCATTACAAAAGGCCCATATATTGCCCCAATGGAAATCATAA
- the rho gene encoding transcription termination factor Rho, giving the protein MDLSRLENNTILDLREFGKQIGVKAVTRYKKADLITAIEERLSEMAKDQMQPEGEKTDIESNTKEATLTEESKQSEAQKSRKRGRPRLVSKTDEGTNIEQPLEEKPHTRRGRPRKNREDSAISEEQTVIDIQSGKQQFEEQADQNKQEDNEKEEIKHENGFQNKGKEAREAAHANEHDDYEKQVEYARKYYNTSNPAVPILLNTGECGDAEGVLEVLPDGYGFLRSDNYLPGNRDVYISQSQIRRFNLQTGDLVTGKTRPAREGEKFQALLYVTAINGEDPEKANRRRSFDELTPIYPRERITLENMNNPKDLAVRLIDLVSPIGKGQRGLIVAPPKAGKTTLLKKIANSITLNYPEIYLIVLLIDERPEEVTDMQRSINGDVVYSTFDELPEHHIKVSDMVLERAERLVEHGRDVVILMDSLTRLARAYNLVVPPTGRTLSGGLDPGALHKPKRFFGAARNIEEGGSLTIIATALVETGSRMDEVIFEEFKGTGNMEIHLDRKLSEKRIFPAIDLNKSGTRREELLLSQKELEGVWSIRKHLSEGRPDRAMEIIINDAMRTNSNDEFIDLMLEHFNIVDKEGYQIERDTFSSYR; this is encoded by the coding sequence TTGGATCTAAGTCGTTTAGAGAATAACACCATATTAGACCTTAGGGAATTTGGTAAACAGATTGGTGTAAAAGCAGTTACTAGATACAAAAAAGCAGATCTTATTACGGCTATTGAAGAGCGATTAAGTGAGATGGCAAAAGATCAGATGCAGCCAGAAGGGGAAAAGACGGATATAGAAAGCAATACAAAAGAGGCAACGCTTACTGAAGAATCAAAGCAAAGTGAGGCTCAAAAATCTAGAAAGAGGGGACGGCCAAGGTTAGTGTCAAAGACCGATGAAGGTACAAATATTGAACAGCCATTGGAAGAAAAGCCACATACGAGGCGAGGTAGACCCCGGAAGAACAGAGAAGATTCAGCTATATCTGAAGAGCAAACTGTAATAGATATACAATCTGGTAAGCAACAGTTCGAGGAACAAGCAGATCAGAATAAACAAGAGGATAATGAAAAAGAAGAAATTAAACATGAAAATGGTTTTCAAAATAAGGGAAAAGAGGCTAGGGAAGCTGCCCATGCAAATGAACATGATGACTATGAAAAACAGGTTGAGTATGCGAGAAAATATTATAATACGTCCAATCCAGCTGTTCCTATTCTATTAAATACCGGTGAATGTGGAGATGCTGAAGGTGTTTTAGAAGTGTTGCCCGACGGATATGGATTTTTACGTTCAGATAATTATCTACCAGGAAATAGGGACGTGTATATATCCCAATCTCAGATTCGTCGTTTTAATCTTCAAACTGGTGATCTAGTGACAGGTAAGACTAGGCCGGCTAGAGAAGGTGAAAAGTTTCAGGCACTTTTATATGTTACGGCAATAAATGGAGAAGATCCTGAAAAGGCAAATAGGCGCAGATCGTTTGATGAGCTTACCCCCATATATCCACGTGAACGTATTACTCTGGAAAATATGAACAATCCAAAGGACCTTGCTGTACGGCTCATTGATTTAGTTTCCCCCATAGGCAAGGGACAAAGAGGTCTTATAGTTGCTCCTCCTAAAGCAGGTAAAACTACACTCCTTAAAAAGATTGCAAATAGCATAACCTTAAATTATCCTGAAATTTATCTTATAGTACTTCTTATAGATGAGCGCCCGGAAGAGGTAACGGATATGCAGCGTTCAATAAATGGTGATGTTGTATATTCTACTTTTGATGAGCTACCGGAACATCATATAAAGGTATCTGATATGGTACTAGAGAGGGCAGAGCGCTTGGTAGAGCATGGTAGAGATGTGGTTATATTGATGGACAGTCTTACGAGACTGGCAAGGGCTTATAACCTTGTAGTGCCACCAACAGGTCGTACGTTATCCGGTGGTCTTGACCCTGGTGCACTTCACAAACCAAAGAGATTTTTTGGTGCTGCACGGAATATTGAAGAAGGCGGGAGCCTTACTATTATTGCTACTGCATTGGTGGAGACTGGTAGTAGAATGGATGAAGTTATATTTGAGGAATTTAAAGGTACTGGCAATATGGAGATACACCTTGATAGAAAATTGTCTGAGAAGAGAATATTCCCAGCAATAGATTTGAACAAATCGGGTACAAGGCGGGAGGAATTGTTACTTTCTCAAAAGGAATTGGAAGGTGTATGGAGTATACGCAAACATCTAAGTGAAGGACGTCCTGATAGGGCTATGGAGATTATAATAAATGATGCCATGCGTACAAATTCCAATGATGAATTTATAGATCTTATGCTAGAGCACTTTAATATAGTGGATAAGGAAGGATATCAAATAGAGCGGGACACTTTTTCAAGCTACAGATGA
- a CDS encoding D-alanine--D-alanine ligase family protein, which translates to MNEKIKLAVLFGGQSGEHEVSLVSATSIIKNIDCQKYDMYLIGITKDGKWLLFEGDIDKIATGKWEQEAQPIVFPGDPSFGGFFLISNPNRIHHVDVVFPVMHGPHGEDGTIQGLLELANIPYVGCDVVASAAGMDKAISKYIFESKNLPQAKYMIILKRDFENNKNDILTEIEKVFPYPVFVKPANMGSSVGISKAYDRDSLKKAICLASKYDRKIIIEEFINGHEIECAVLGNNNPQVSVPGRIVPSNDFYDYTAKYNDEGKSRLIIPADIDKDTVNEIHNIAIKAYKALDCSGLARIDFFVHKETNKVYLNEVNTMPGFTNISMYPKLFQESGIPYEKLIDNLIDLAIDRFKEKHNIE; encoded by the coding sequence ATGAACGAAAAAATAAAGTTGGCTGTACTTTTCGGTGGGCAATCTGGAGAACATGAAGTATCCTTAGTCTCAGCCACATCGATTATAAAGAATATTGACTGTCAAAAATACGATATGTATCTTATAGGAATAACCAAAGACGGCAAATGGCTCCTATTTGAAGGTGATATAGATAAGATTGCAACGGGCAAATGGGAACAAGAAGCCCAGCCTATAGTCTTCCCCGGAGATCCATCGTTCGGTGGATTTTTCTTAATAAGCAATCCTAACAGAATCCATCATGTAGATGTTGTTTTTCCAGTAATGCATGGTCCCCATGGAGAAGATGGTACTATTCAGGGCCTTTTAGAGCTAGCAAACATACCATATGTAGGATGTGATGTGGTAGCATCTGCTGCAGGCATGGATAAGGCTATATCAAAATATATATTTGAAAGTAAAAATCTACCCCAAGCCAAATACATGATAATACTTAAAAGGGATTTTGAAAATAATAAAAACGATATATTGACTGAAATAGAAAAGGTGTTCCCATATCCGGTATTTGTAAAGCCAGCAAATATGGGTTCTAGCGTAGGTATTTCAAAGGCATATGATAGGGATAGCTTAAAAAAGGCTATATGTCTAGCTTCAAAATATGATAGAAAAATAATAATAGAAGAATTCATAAATGGGCATGAGATAGAATGTGCTGTACTTGGAAACAATAATCCTCAGGTATCGGTACCCGGTAGAATAGTACCTTCTAATGATTTTTATGACTATACTGCAAAATACAATGACGAAGGTAAATCAAGGCTTATAATCCCCGCCGATATAGACAAAGACACTGTAAATGAAATACACAATATAGCTATAAAAGCCTATAAAGCACTAGACTGTAGTGGTTTAGCTCGTATAGATTTTTTTGTACACAAAGAAACAAACAAGGTATATCTAAATGAAGTAAACACCATGCCAGGTTTTACGAATATAAGTATGTATCCAAAGCTATTCCAAGAGAGCGGTATACCCTATGAAAAGCTAATAGATAATCTCATAGACCTAGCAATAGATCGTTTTAAAGAAAAGCACAATATAGAATAA
- the murI gene encoding glutamate racemase → MDNRAIGVFDSGLGGLTVVKELMKQLPNESIVYFGDTARIPYGTRSPQMVAKYSAQCIRFLMRHNIKMIIIACNTVSSCCLDTLQNLFDLPIIGVISPGAKAAVKTTKNGRVGVIGTRGTINSGAYEKEINKLNKDINVISTACSLFVPIVEEGWFNTDVAYLTAKRYLDIMKKEDIDTLVLGCTHYPLLTDTITKVMGPNTILVNPAEGTAAQVKEILSNNDMLRDKFVGHAEYKYYVSDFGQKFKQIGSRFLNYDIEYAEKIDIEMY, encoded by the coding sequence ATGGACAACAGGGCTATCGGCGTTTTTGATTCAGGATTGGGCGGGCTTACAGTAGTAAAGGAACTTATGAAACAACTCCCAAATGAGAGCATTGTATATTTTGGTGATACTGCACGTATACCATATGGCACCCGTTCACCTCAGATGGTGGCAAAATACTCCGCCCAATGCATCCGTTTTTTGATGAGGCACAATATAAAAATGATTATTATTGCTTGTAATACGGTAAGTTCATGCTGCCTAGATACTTTACAAAATCTATTTGATCTTCCCATAATAGGGGTAATATCACCTGGAGCCAAAGCTGCAGTTAAAACTACAAAAAATGGCAGGGTAGGAGTTATAGGTACCCGTGGTACCATAAACAGCGGGGCATATGAAAAGGAAATAAATAAATTGAATAAGGATATAAATGTAATAAGTACGGCTTGTTCCCTGTTTGTGCCTATAGTCGAGGAAGGCTGGTTCAACACCGATGTGGCTTACTTGACAGCAAAACGATATCTAGATATCATGAAGAAAGAAGACATAGATACATTGGTATTAGGTTGTACCCACTATCCACTGCTGACAGATACAATTACAAAAGTTATGGGTCCAAATACCATATTGGTAAATCCGGCTGAAGGTACTGCAGCTCAGGTAAAAGAGATACTATCAAATAATGATATGTTAAGGGATAAATTTGTGGGACATGCAGAGTATAAATACTATGTAAGCGACTTTGGGCAAAAATTCAAACAAATCGGCAGCCGCTTTTTAAACTATGACATAGAATATGCTGAAAAAATAGACATTGAAATGTATTAG
- a CDS encoding DUF1934 domain-containing protein has product MDKRVILSIKGNQTSFDGQNNSIELITEGRLYTKENKYYIEYEESEISGIEGTKTSFIVEDNKILIERAGNHETKFVFQTGRKSINCYQTPFGYMELGIYSSKVDWDIDDKHGKLDIHYQLDFGWQYASFNSLLISYDEAN; this is encoded by the coding sequence GTGGATAAAAGGGTAATACTATCCATAAAGGGAAATCAGACAAGCTTTGATGGGCAAAATAATTCCATAGAGCTTATAACTGAAGGAAGATTGTATACAAAAGAAAATAAATATTATATAGAATATGAAGAAAGTGAAATATCTGGTATAGAAGGAACTAAAACCAGTTTTATAGTAGAGGATAATAAAATCCTTATAGAACGGGCTGGTAACCATGAAACCAAATTTGTATTCCAAACTGGCAGGAAATCAATAAACTGCTATCAAACTCCATTTGGATATATGGAGCTTGGCATATACTCATCCAAAGTAGATTGGGATATAGATGACAAACATGGAAAATTGGACATACATTATCAATTGGACTTTGGATGGCAATACGCAAGTTTCAACAGCCTTCTTATATCATATGATGAAGCCAATTGA
- a CDS encoding CTP synthase, whose amino-acid sequence MATKYIFVTGGVVSSLGKGITAASLGRLLKNRGLKVSIQKFDPYINVDPGTMSPYQHGEVFVTEDGAETDLDLGHYERFIDTNLSKSSNVTAGRIYWSVINKERQGDYLGGTVQVIPHITNEIKHKIYKVAEESNPDVVITEIGGTVGDIESLPFMEAIRQIRSEMGAENCMYIHVTLVPYLHKAGELKTKPTQHSVKELRSIGIQPDVIVCRSEMPLTDELKEKIGLFCSLDAEHVVQNVDADNLYEVPLLMEKEGLDDLVVRRLKLCDGKAADMTAWRAMVEKMKKLNGTVTIALVGKYIELHDAYISIVEALSHGGLEHNVDVKIKWIHAEEVEDTNVKTLLEDVDGILVPGGFGDRGIEGKICAIRYARENKIPYFGICLGMQTAVIEFARNVAGLKDANSTEFDPDTEYPVIDIMQSQKDVEEKGGTMRLGAYPCHIKDNTLAKAAYNEDIINERHRHRYEFNNNFSDVLSNNGLIISGMSPDNKLVEMVELKDHPWFVGVQFHPEFKSRPNRPHPLFRDFIGAAVEYQKNK is encoded by the coding sequence ATGGCTACTAAATACATTTTTGTAACGGGAGGAGTAGTTTCCTCTCTTGGCAAGGGAATAACTGCGGCATCATTAGGACGGCTATTAAAGAACAGGGGGTTGAAGGTTTCTATCCAAAAATTCGACCCCTATATTAATGTAGATCCTGGCACCATGAGCCCATATCAACATGGAGAGGTATTTGTCACAGAAGATGGGGCAGAAACAGACCTAGATCTCGGGCATTATGAGCGCTTCATAGACACCAATTTAAGCAAAAGTAGCAATGTAACAGCTGGCAGAATTTATTGGTCGGTAATAAATAAAGAGCGCCAGGGAGATTATCTAGGTGGAACGGTTCAAGTAATACCCCATATAACGAATGAGATAAAACACAAGATATACAAGGTGGCAGAAGAATCCAATCCTGATGTGGTTATTACTGAAATAGGTGGTACGGTAGGCGATATTGAAAGTTTACCCTTTATGGAGGCCATTCGTCAAATTAGAAGTGAAATGGGTGCAGAAAACTGTATGTATATACATGTCACACTGGTACCCTATCTCCATAAGGCGGGAGAACTTAAAACCAAACCTACCCAGCATAGCGTCAAAGAATTGCGCAGTATAGGCATACAACCTGATGTTATAGTGTGTCGTTCCGAGATGCCACTTACAGATGAACTTAAAGAGAAAATTGGACTGTTCTGCAGTCTAGATGCAGAACATGTGGTACAAAATGTAGATGCGGATAATCTATATGAAGTGCCACTTCTTATGGAAAAAGAAGGTTTAGACGATTTGGTAGTAAGACGTCTAAAATTGTGCGATGGCAAGGCTGCTGATATGACGGCCTGGCGCGCAATGGTGGAAAAGATGAAAAAGTTAAATGGTACTGTTACCATAGCGCTTGTGGGAAAATATATAGAACTTCATGATGCATATATCAGTATAGTAGAAGCCTTATCCCATGGTGGTTTGGAACATAATGTAGATGTCAAGATTAAATGGATACATGCAGAGGAAGTAGAAGATACTAATGTAAAAACACTATTAGAGGATGTAGACGGAATATTAGTCCCTGGTGGCTTTGGCGACAGGGGAATAGAAGGAAAGATATGCGCCATAAGATATGCAAGGGAAAACAAGATACCATATTTCGGAATTTGCTTGGGTATGCAAACAGCTGTCATAGAATTTGCAAGGAATGTAGCAGGTTTAAAGGATGCCAACAGCACCGAATTCGACCCCGATACAGAATATCCCGTAATAGATATAATGCAATCTCAAAAGGATGTGGAAGAAAAGGGAGGTACTATGCGACTAGGGGCATATCCTTGCCATATAAAGGATAATACTCTAGCCAAGGCTGCATATAATGAAGACATCATAAACGAAAGGCACAGGCATAGGTATGAGTTTAACAACAATTTTAGTGATGTATTATCTAATAATGGTTTGATAATATCAGGTATGTCTCCTGATAATAAATTGGTTGAAATGGTGGAATTAAAAGATCATCCATGGTTTGTTGGAGTACAATTTCATCCAGAGTTTAAATCAAGGCCAAATCGTCCCCATCCCCTATTTAGGGATTTTATAGGTGCAGCAGTTGAGTATCAAAAAAATAAATAA
- a CDS encoding small, acid-soluble spore protein, alpha/beta type → MARNGRSRMSDQLKEEIAKELGVYDIVKTQGWGNVSSRDCGNIVTKAIEIAERSVNGQTK, encoded by the coding sequence ATGGCTAGAAACGGTAGAAGTAGGATGTCAGATCAACTTAAAGAGGAAATAGCAAAGGAATTAGGTGTATATGACATCGTAAAGACACAGGGTTGGGGCAATGTCAGTTCAAGAGATTGTGGTAATATTGTAACAAAAGCTATAGAAATTGCTGAACGCAGTGTAAATGGTCAAACTAAATAG
- the ypeB gene encoding germination protein YpeB has product MARRVWIIVLVAALIGVGIWGYNNYVQNMQYSTYMDNIYQKSFYELVGHVSNIESALSKLMISGDQSQHMIILSDVLRQADAAQKNLGELPLSHVSLDKTAKMLNQMADYSYYLVKKVGGGKTLSTEEYDNLQVLHNNYAKLTDDLRLMQNDVNNNGVKWGEITRVGNKKVKNAGQDLITQQFTKIEHTTIDYPRLIYDGPFSEAVQEGKIKLEGKDINEKQAQDIASRFIGKDRTKFINVGNDTKGNIDCWNIYIDTKDSDKPLLVSISKKGGEVVEVAGDLPEQETKISMEKAVDMATNFLKEKGYDNMVPTYKQHYQGQCTINFAYKQGDTIVYPDLIKIKISLKDGKVFGFEAKNYIANHKERKIGEPKLTEKEARELVNSRFNITSERLAIIPTISKGERLCYEFKGKYGDDNFIIYIDANTGEEADILKIIDTNSGQLVI; this is encoded by the coding sequence ATGGCAAGAAGGGTATGGATTATTGTTTTAGTAGCGGCGCTTATAGGAGTTGGTATATGGGGTTACAATAATTATGTGCAAAACATGCAATATAGCACCTATATGGATAATATATATCAAAAATCTTTCTATGAATTAGTTGGCCATGTGAGTAATATAGAATCGGCTTTGTCAAAATTAATGATAAGTGGTGATCAAAGTCAACATATGATCATATTATCCGATGTTTTAAGACAAGCCGATGCAGCTCAAAAAAATTTAGGGGAGCTGCCCCTATCCCATGTATCTTTAGATAAGACGGCTAAGATGCTCAATCAAATGGCTGATTATAGTTATTATCTAGTAAAAAAAGTAGGGGGAGGCAAGACTCTGTCTACAGAGGAATATGATAACTTGCAGGTGCTGCATAATAATTATGCAAAGTTAACCGATGATCTAAGGTTGATGCAGAATGATGTAAATAATAATGGCGTAAAATGGGGTGAAATAACTCGGGTAGGTAATAAAAAGGTTAAAAATGCGGGACAAGATTTAATTACCCAGCAGTTTACAAAGATTGAACATACGACAATAGATTATCCTCGCCTTATATATGATGGACCCTTTTCAGAGGCGGTGCAAGAGGGTAAGATAAAATTAGAGGGTAAGGATATAAATGAAAAGCAGGCCCAGGATATAGCCAGTCGCTTTATAGGCAAGGATAGGACAAAATTCATTAATGTAGGAAATGACACAAAGGGTAATATAGATTGTTGGAATATATACATAGACACAAAGGATTCAGACAAGCCTCTTTTGGTATCTATAAGTAAAAAAGGCGGGGAAGTTGTGGAGGTTGCAGGGGATCTGCCTGAGCAAGAGACAAAAATATCTATGGAAAAGGCAGTAGATATGGCTACCAATTTTTTGAAGGAAAAGGGATATGATAATATGGTACCAACATACAAACAGCATTATCAGGGACAATGTACCATAAATTTTGCATACAAGCAAGGGGATACTATAGTATATCCCGACCTTATAAAAATAAAAATTTCCCTTAAAGATGGCAAGGTGTTTGGATTTGAAGCAAAAAATTATATAGCAAATCATAAAGAACGAAAGATAGGCGAGCCTAAACTAACAGAAAAAGAGGCAAGGGAGCTGGTGAATTCAAGATTTAATATTACATCGGAGAGGCTGGCTATTATACCTACCATATCAAAAGGTGAAAGATTATGCTACGAATTTAAAGGTAAATATGGAGATGATAACTTTATTATATATATAGATGCAAATACTGGAGAAGAGGCAGATATATTAAAAATTATAGACACAAATAGTGGACAATTGGTGATATAA
- the sleB gene encoding spore cortex-lytic enzyme — protein MNKKRLSIIITVLLTFFICTGMILDTKYNYGDISVFMPLYWGSKGSKVSEVQRKLRQWGYYDGPIDGRYGGGTFKAVKKFQKKNGLRQDGIVGKKTAAALGIPWKQKKATTYQSSRGGGGDRGDVYLLARAIHGEARGEPYVGKVAVAAVILNRTKHPSFPNTIAGVIYQPGAFTAVSDGQLYLQPDAESIRAARDALNGWDPSGGALYYYNPAKTTSSWIWSRTVHTVIGRHKFAK, from the coding sequence ATGAATAAAAAGCGCTTGTCCATCATTATAACTGTTTTGTTGACCTTTTTTATTTGTACGGGGATGATATTGGATACAAAATATAATTATGGAGATATATCAGTATTTATGCCACTGTATTGGGGTTCTAAGGGCAGCAAGGTATCTGAAGTGCAAAGGAAACTAAGGCAATGGGGCTATTATGATGGGCCTATAGACGGGAGATATGGTGGAGGAACATTTAAGGCAGTAAAAAAATTTCAAAAGAAAAATGGACTGCGTCAAGATGGAATAGTAGGTAAAAAAACTGCTGCAGCTTTGGGAATCCCATGGAAGCAGAAAAAGGCTACAACTTATCAATCATCTAGGGGTGGTGGCGGTGATAGGGGAGATGTATATCTTTTAGCTAGAGCAATACATGGAGAGGCTAGAGGTGAGCCATATGTAGGCAAGGTGGCAGTAGCTGCTGTTATACTTAACAGGACAAAACATCCCTCTTTTCCTAATACAATAGCGGGCGTTATATATCAACCTGGTGCATTTACTGCAGTATCAGATGGTCAGCTTTATCTGCAGCCAGATGCAGAATCCATAAGGGCAGCCAGAGATGCATTAAATGGTTGGGATCCTTCAGGCGGAGCACTATACTATTATAATCCTGCAAAGACAACCAGCTCGTGGATATGGTCAAGGACTGTGCATACTGTCATAGGCAGGCATAAGTTTGCAAAATGA
- the spoIIR gene encoding stage II sporulation protein R, which yields MRKKYYILTLVCIMIVLCFIYNIKNIHKTNNNEYIRFHVIANSDSPEDQRLKLRVRDRLLEEFGQRFKDLDSKDQAAREIEKHLQDMEHLALEEIEKSGMDYGATAQLGYFDFPTKAYGSLVLPAGRYHALRVVLGEGEGANWWCVMFPPLCFVDITHGVVREGQTIKDNDIGEEDDNNVFQDKSTDNQSIKVEYRFKTQEWISNSMPKMAKMFSFIHTWLDE from the coding sequence ATGAGAAAAAAATATTACATATTAACACTTGTATGTATTATGATAGTTTTGTGCTTTATATATAATATAAAAAATATACATAAAACCAATAATAATGAATATATAAGATTTCACGTTATAGCCAATAGCGATTCTCCTGAGGATCAACGGTTAAAGCTTAGAGTACGGGATAGGCTACTAGAGGAATTTGGACAAAGGTTTAAGGATTTAGATTCAAAAGATCAAGCAGCACGGGAGATAGAGAAGCATTTGCAGGATATGGAGCATTTAGCTCTAGAAGAGATAGAGAAAAGTGGTATGGATTATGGGGCGACAGCCCAATTAGGTTATTTTGATTTTCCTACTAAGGCGTATGGTAGTTTAGTGCTTCCAGCAGGTCGCTATCATGCATTAAGGGTGGTTTTAGGCGAAGGGGAAGGGGCAAATTGGTGGTGTGTTATGTTTCCTCCTTTGTGTTTTGTAGACATAACCCATGGAGTGGTAAGGGAGGGCCAAACTATTAAAGATAATGATATTGGCGAAGAAGATGATAATAATGTATTTCAAGATAAATCTACCGATAATCAATCGATAAAGGTGGAATATAGGTTTAAAACCCAGGAGTGGATTTCCAATTCCATGCCAAAGATGGCAAAGATGTTTTCATTTATACATACATGGCTGGATGAATAA